The following proteins are encoded in a genomic region of Corylus avellana chromosome ca4, CavTom2PMs-1.0:
- the LOC132178533 gene encoding RING-H2 finger protein ATL54-like has translation MGLLHRKLTEGAANSTWDPICQLPCSSAPSVCPPQCLAFCPLSCLNVYSSSIPPAIIPSTLNEESDKPHKISPFLIATLTLLAAAVLVVCCYAIYSRFYLRRRNSSRTVPLQRQTEATHDEFLDEDDGPVAVVDHPIWYIRTVGLQPSVINSITVCKYKSGEGIVEGAECSVCLNEFQEDETLRLLPKCSHAFHLPCIDTWLRSHTNCPMCRAPIVKSTVQSPSPEPNVENSSQGEETQVGNSQRSGGSGGETVDEVRELRIVIEEEAESAVERCENSNEEVTGIQPMRRSVSMDSLSASKISRAVANILPVKSDGNSDTRLVKSIESNTRIVPKRVEGNQISMRSSGSGSSSKGRSLPNGPLFMRRSFSGSFGTVFRSF, from the coding sequence ATGGGTTTGCTTCATAGAAAGCTGACAGAAGGAGCAGCCAATTCAACCTGGGATCCGATCTGTCAATTACCATGTTCTTCAGCTCCAAGCGTTTGTCCACCACAATGTCTCGCTTTCTGCCCTCTAAGCTGCTTAAATGTTTACTCATCTTCGATCCCTCCAGCAATTATTCCCTCCACGTTGAATGAAGAATCAGACAAACCCCACAAGATCTCTCCCTTCTTGATCGCCACGCTTACACTTCTCGCCGCCGCCGTTCTGGTTGTTTGCTGTTATGCCATCTATTCAAGGTTCTATTTACGCCGGCGGAACTCAAGCCGGACGGTGCCGCTGCAGCGGCAAACGGAGGCGACCCACGACGAGTTTCTTGACGAAGATGATGGTCCGGTGGCGGTGGTGGACCATCCGATCTGGTACATCCGCACCGTCGGTCTCCAACCGTCGGTCATCAATTCCATCACGGTGTGCAAGTATAAAAGCGGCGAAGGTATTGTTGAAGGAGCAGAGTGCTCTGTTTGCTTGAACGAGTTTCAGGAAGATGAGACTCTTCGACTTTTGCCGAAGTGCAGCCATGCTTTTCATCTTCCCTGTATTGATACGTGGCTTAGATCGCACACCAATTGCCCCATGTGCCGTGCGCCGATCGTTAAAAGCACAGTCCAGTCGCCGTCGCCGGAACCAAATGTGGAAAATTCCAGTCAAGGCGAAGAAACCCAGGTGGGAAATTCGCAGAGGAGTGGCGGATCCGGTGGAGAAACAGTTGATGAAGTTCGTGAGCTAAGGATTGTGATAGAGGAGGAAGCTGAATCAGCCGTTGAAAGATGTGAGAATTCGAATGAAGAAGTAACCGGCATACAGCCGATGAGAAGATCAGTTTCTATGGATTCTTTGTCAGCATCAAAGATCAGTCGTGCTGTTGCCAATATTCTTCCTGTCAAATCTGATGGGAATTCAGATACCCGATTGGTAAAATCGATCGAATCAAATACAAGAATCGTTCCAAAGAGAGTAGAAGGGAATCAGATTTCGATGAGATCATCGGGTTCGGGTAGTTCTTCAAAAGGAAGATCTCTGCCAAATGGGCCTCTTTTCATGAGGAGATCGTTTTCCGGTAGCTTTGGCACGGTTTTCCGAAGCTTTTGA
- the LOC132179787 gene encoding uncharacterized protein LOC132179787, whose product MSRTGSWVSYKLPSILQLLLHQRSFSGRCASGFAADYKLGNGGYNRMNRRVIQFFSTNYSKTQTKLDANKVNHGNGKFQSPAPAPPKLFFPRWAKWVWGSILAISLPLWNQDWGKLRRIEGEADMVVEEVEGVAKVVEKVATVAEKISAEVADKLPEKGKLKEAALFVEHVAEEAAHDAQLTENFIQKVDALKEDLEALVEPIIGQIAKKQSGEK is encoded by the exons ATGTCTAGAACAGGTTCCTGGGTTTCCTACAAGTTGCCAAGTATTCTTCAACTACTTCTTCATCAGAGATCTTTCTCCGGCCGCTGTGCCAGCGGTTTTGCTGCAGATTATAAGCTTGGAAATGGGGGTTATAATCGGATGAACAGAAGGGTCATTCAGTTCTTCAGCACCAATTATAGCAAAACGCAAACAAAACTCGATGCCAATAA GGTCAATCATGGAAATGGAAAGTTTCAATCACCAGCACCAGCCCCTCCAAAGCTCTTCTTCCCTCGATG GGCAAAATGGGTTTGGGGCTCTATATTGGCTATCTCGCTGCCGTTGTGGAACCAGGATTGGGGAAAACTACGAAGAAttgaag GAGAGGCCGATATGGTGGTTGAAGAGGTGGAAGGCGTTGCAAAGGTGGTTGAAAAGGTGGCGACTGTTGCAGAGAAAATATCAGCAGAGGTTGCAGATAAGCTGCCTGAGAAAGGCAAGCTGAAGGAAGCTGCTTTGTTTGTCGAACATGTTGCAGAAGAGGCTGCCCATGATGCTCAATTGAcagaaaatttcattcaaaag GTGGATGCATTGAAGGAAGACCTTGAGGCACTGGTTGAACCCATAATTGGTCAGATTGCAAAGAAACAATCTGGAGAAAAGTAA
- the LOC132179665 gene encoding 2-oxoglutarate-dependent dioxygenase 19-like: MAATTPLVSEASHPSPTQFSKTTCVKKLAESPSLTSIPSTYAFTKDPQEDEAVSEDPEDPIPVIDFSLLAYGTPDQRSTIIQELGRACKDWGFFMVINHGVPERLIERVIEGIRGFFDLTEEEKREFEGKNVLDTIRCGTSFNTSLDKVFFWRDFLKVIIQHPHHLHFPNKPAGFSEVSLEYCQRIRGVVRELLKGISESLGLEASYIHKAMNLESAGLQAFVANLYPPCPQPDLAMGLPPHSDHGLLTLVTQNGIGGLQLKRNGKWVNVHALPNSLLVNTSDQLEVVSNGKYKSNVHRAVVNKKATRISLAIVNGPPLDTIIGPSPELVKKESSQPKYIEIKYKDYLGLHQTNKLYGKASLDRIRISNDVM, from the exons ATGGCTGCAACAACTCCACTGGTTTCCGAAGCCTCTCACCCATCTCCCACTCAATTTTCCAAGACAACATGTGTCAAAAAACTAGCTGAATCACCAAGCCTCACCTCCATCCCTTCCACCTATGCTTTCACCAAAGATCCCCAAGAAGATGAAGCAGTTTCAGAAGACCCAGAAGACCCAATCCCCGTGATTGACTTCTCTCTGCTCGCCTACGGTACTCCTGATCAACGGTCCACAATCATCCAAGAACTTGGCAGGGCCTGCAAGGACTGGGGCTTCTTCATG GTGATCAATCACGGCGTGCCGGAGAGGCTAATAGAGAGAGTGATAGAGGGAATCAGAGGATTTTTCGATCTGACGGAGGAGGAGAAGAGAGAATTCGAAGGGAAGAATGTGTTGGACACAATCAGGTGCGGAACGAGCTTCAACACGTCATTGGACAAGGTTTTCTTCTGGAGGGATTTTCTCAAGGTCATCATTCAACATCCTCATCACCTTCATTTCCCCAACAAACCTGCTGGATTCAG TGAGGTTTCGTTAGAGTATTGCCAGAGAATCCGAGGCGTAGTAAGGGAATTGCTTAAAGGCATATCAGAGAGCCTTGGATTGGAAGCCTCCTACATCCACAAGGCCATGAATTTGGAATCAGCTGGTTTACAAGCATTTGTTGCAAATCTATACCCGCCCTGCCCGCAGCCGGATCTTGCGATGGGTTTGCCACCTCACTCAGATCACGGCCTCTTGACTCTCGTCACACAGAATGGAATCGGTGGCCTCCAATTAAAACGCAATGGCAAGTGGGTCAACGTGCATGCCCTTCCCAACTCCCTTCTAGTCAACACTTCCGATCAACTTGAG GTTGTGAGTAATGGGAAGTACAAGAGCAATGTACATCGAGCAGTAGTTAACAAGAAAGCTACAAGGATTTCTCTGGCCATTGTGAATGGGCCACCACTCGACACCATTATCGGCCCGTCACCAGAGTTGGTGAAGAAGGAAAGCAGCCAACCAAAATACATCGAGATCAAATATAAAGATTACTTGGGACTTCACCAAACCAACAAGCTTTATGGTAAAGCCAGCTTGGATCGCATACGGATTTCCAATGATGTTATGTAA